GTACTGTATCGGATTCCGGAAGTTTTAAGAATGGGAAAACAGATTCTTTTACAGCAACATGATCTATTTTTATTTCTTTAGTTAAATTAAAGTCTTTTAATTTAGCTCCAGTCATAATCCATGTAGCTACTTTAGCTAATGGCACTCCAATAGCTTTACTTACAAATGGAACTGTCCTACTTGCACGAGGATTAGCTTCAATAATGTAAACCATTTCCTCATCAAGTTTAACTGCATACTGAATATTCATTAAACCTTTAACATCCAATTCCAAAGCTAATTTAGTACTGTATTCACGAATAGTGTTGAGAATGTGTTCAGGAATAGTTTGCGGTGGAATTACACAAGCAGAATCTCCGGAGTGAACACCCGCTTCCTCAATATGTTCCATAATTCCTGCTATAAATACTTCCTCACCGTCACACAATACATCCACATCCAATTCAATAGCATCTTCAAGGAACTTGTCTACTAAAATCGGATGTTCAGGTGAGACTTTTACAGCTTCTTTCATATATTTTTCAAGCTCATTATTGTCATAAACAATTTCCATAGCCCTTCCACCAATAACATATGACGGACGTACTAAAACAGGGAAAGTAATTCTCTCTGCAATTTCACGAGCTTCTTCAAAGGAATTAGCTGTTCCATATGGTGCCTGATGAATATGCAATTTATTTAATAATTTTGCAAATAATTCCCTGTCTTCAACACCATCAATACTTTCATATGGAGTTCCCAATATTTTAACTCCAGCATTAGCTAATGGTACTGCCAAATTAATTGAAGTTTGACCACCAAATTGAACAATAACTCCATCAGGTTTTTCCTGATCAATAATACCCATCACATCTTCAAAAGTGATAGGTTCAAAGAACAGTTTATCAGAAATATCATAATCAGTACTTACAGTTTCCGGATTGTTGTTGATTAAAATAGTTTCAATTCCCTCATCTTTTAGAGCAAGTGAGGAATGTACACAACAGTAATCAAACTCAATACCCTGACCTATTCTGATAGGACCCGCACCTAAAATAACGATTTTCTTTTTATTGGATGATTTGAGCTCGTTACCTGAATCATATGTACTGTAATAATATGGTGTTTTAGCTTCAAATTCTGCAGCACAGGTATCAACCATTTTATAGGACTGTTTTATATTGAATCTGTTAAGTAAGTTTCTAATGTATTCTTCAGTCTGATTAGATAGGGCGGCTAATCTTTTGTTTGAACATCCCATCTGTTTAGCTTTTCTCAGGAAGTCAGCATCGTTTAATTTTTCTTCTGTAACTTCATTTTCAAAATTAACAATGTTTCTGATTTTGTATAGGAAAAATTTGTCAATATTGGTTAATTTCTGAATCTTATCCAAATCCATTCCGTCTTTAATGGCTGAATATAACTGGAATAATCGCTCATCAGTCGGATTGGCCAAATCATCTTCAGTGTATTCAACATATTCAAATCCGTCATGACCCATATCAAGTGATCTGATAGCTTTTTGAATTGCTTCTTCAAATGTTCTACCGATTGCCATTACTTCACCGGTAGCTTTCATTTGAACTCCTATTTCACGGTTGATTCCTCTGAATTTATCAAATGGCCATCTTGGGATTTTTACAACTACATAATCAATAGCCGGTTCAAAGGAAGCAGGTGTTTCTTTAGTAATATCATTTTTAATTTCATCTAAAGTCATTCCCAAAGCTATTTTAGAAGAAATTTTAGCTATAGGATAACCTGTTGCTTTAGATGCAAGTGCACTACTTCTACTTACCCTTGGATTTACTTCAATTACCTTGTATTCTCCGGTTTCCGGATTAACTGCAAATTGAATATTACATCCTCCCTGAATACCTAAAGCTCTGATAATTTTAATGGAAGCATCTCTTAATGCCTGTGAATCCCTATCATTTAAATTTTGAGCAGGAGCTACAACAACACTTTCACCAGTGTGGATTCCCATAGGGTCTATGTTTTCCATGTTACATACAATGATACAAGTGTCTT
This genomic stretch from Methanobrevibacter smithii ATCC 35061 harbors:
- the carB gene encoding carbamoyl-phosphate synthase large subunit, which gives rise to MPIDKDIKKVLIIGSGPIQIGQAAEFDYSGSQACKSLREEGIETVLVNSNPATIQTDMDMADTVYTEPLTPEIVSEIIKKENVDAILPTMGGQTGLNIATGLGDLGLLDGIKVLGSDIQTIKDVEDRDLFGHFMDKLNEPIPKCHAVESVEEAIEAVKDIGYPVIVRPAFTLGGTGGGVAYNEEELIEIATHGLDMSFINQVLIDESVLGWKEFEYEVMRDKEDTCIIVCNMENIDPMGIHTGESVVVAPAQNLNDRDSQALRDASIKIIRALGIQGGCNIQFAVNPETGEYKVIEVNPRVSRSSALASKATGYPIAKISSKIALGMTLDEIKNDITKETPASFEPAIDYVVVKIPRWPFDKFRGINREIGVQMKATGEVMAIGRTFEEAIQKAIRSLDMGHDGFEYVEYTEDDLANPTDERLFQLYSAIKDGMDLDKIQKLTNIDKFFLYKIRNIVNFENEVTEEKLNDADFLRKAKQMGCSNKRLAALSNQTEEYIRNLLNRFNIKQSYKMVDTCAAEFEAKTPYYYSTYDSGNELKSSNKKKIVILGAGPIRIGQGIEFDYCCVHSSLALKDEGIETILINNNPETVSTDYDISDKLFFEPITFEDVMGIIDQEKPDGVIVQFGGQTSINLAVPLANAGVKILGTPYESIDGVEDRELFAKLLNKLHIHQAPYGTANSFEEAREIAERITFPVLVRPSYVIGGRAMEIVYDNNELEKYMKEAVKVSPEHPILVDKFLEDAIELDVDVLCDGEEVFIAGIMEHIEEAGVHSGDSACVIPPQTIPEHILNTIREYSTKLALELDVKGLMNIQYAVKLDEEMVYIIEANPRASRTVPFVSKAIGVPLAKVATWIMTGAKLKDFNLTKEIKIDHVAVKESVFPFLKLPESDTVLGPEMKSTGESIGVDENFGMAFYKSQLAAGMDLPKEGKIFISVKEQDKKKIRPIAEKAANLGFELAATSGTADAAKGVDIEKIKKVSQGSPNIRDAILNKEIDLIINTSEGKQSAQDGYIIRRLAIELGIPYVTTLSGARAALNAIEAVQNNEITVKSLNEHIDGE